A segment of the Emys orbicularis isolate rEmyOrb1 chromosome 24, rEmyOrb1.hap1, whole genome shotgun sequence genome:
ATCAGCGTCTCACGTCTTGCGTTACCAGGGGACTGGGACCGCACGCGCCTCGCTCTGCTCCTGGTGTCCCCGAACCGCCCTGCAGTAGAACTGGGGACGCCGGGAGGCACTGAACCGGAACAGCACGGGGGCTGCGGGTCACAGGCAGTTCAGTTCTCCTGCAACAGACCCACCTCCCCggctctgggctctgccactGGAGCAGGGCTTGTGCGATAGAGAGaagctagggggtgctgtgctgggacAGGTCCAATGCCCACTGGCCCCGGAAACACAAACGGTCCGTGCCTCCCCCGTCCACGGGCAGCCCGCTCCGGTGAGGACTATGCCAGGCCCGGGAACGAGAAGTGCCCAGCAGACAGACTCAGCCGAGGGCTCCAAGCCCACCCAGCCCCTGGGGATTGTTTTCTGGTTCTAATCCGCCCCCATCTGCCTAATCCTGATACAAAGCAACTGACCTGAGCAAGAATAAAAACAGACCCAGAGAGGACGAAGGCAAAATTAAAACCTCAGATTAAGATGCTGCCGGCTCCGGCCTCCCCAGAGACTAATTAGATGCTCGGCACAGGGCTTCCAATCTAGCCCCCAGTTCATCAATCTCTCTTCACCTGCAGTGACTGCTGCCTCTCTTACtacggcgccccctgctgctcaGGTGCAGACTATGCCGCATGCCTGGACTCCTGAACTTGTCTGGACTGAAGGTCTTTCGAAGAGAGCCGACACCCCACTGAGCCAGGAGCGTCAGTACCAGAGACACAAGGGCCATGTGCTCCTGGGGGCACGTGCAAGGGGCAATTGGGCTGACAAAGCCGAGAGCCACTTGCAATGAGGTGCCGAGAGAAACCCAGGGCTTGATCTGCCCGGGCTCCATTCCAGGTGCTTGCAATCACAAGCGTGACAGGATCGTCACCGGATCAGTAGTGAGCGAAATTCCACCACAATCTGCCACTTGCATCTCTGGCCTTTCTTCCGGTTTAACCCACCCAGCCCCTCGCCCCCAGCAGACTGGTCCCAAGGCCCAGGAGGGGAATATCACGTCCTGGACCCGTGGCTGGTTCAGGTCCGATCCTGCCTGACCCCTCCATCCCACGTATCAGCGGGTTACCACTGTGCAGTTGGACAGTTGCAGAGCCAGAAACTAGGGCCAAGTTAAACttccttaaacattttttttccacaaCGTATGACACAGGTGGACTGCAGAGgaattgccagattggatcagatCAGGGACCCTTCTAGACCAGTCTCCGGTCTCAAACAGTGgctagcaccagctgcttcagcgGGAGGAGCAAGAAACTCAGCAGTGACGGGGTAATCTGCACCCAGCAAAGCTGGCTCCTGACCCCTATGGCTAGAGGCCAATTCATGCCCTGAGTTGGGTTTATCTCCCTGCCAAAACTCTTGTATCTTTGGATGAACTCTCGGTgatcttttttttaatcctgcaaaACTCTTGACCCCGGTGATCccttgtggcaaggagttccacaggtcagAAAGAAGATACTTCACCCATCGGTCACTGGTCGAATGATGGGAGGTTTTAAAGTCAGCATAGATTTGGGGTGACCAGCCTCCCCCACTCACAGCTTCGCCCCTGGTAAGCgacaagaccccccccccacgcttACAACTATGAAACATTTTAAACCACGTCACCCTGCTCTGTGAATCCCGCGCATGAGAGGCTTTCCCCTGACTGCACAATCACCAGTTGGCACAATCTTACGCAGCCGTTTTCGACAGGAAAACGTGGCCCCCGTCACTGGTTACAAATAGCTTCTCCTGACTGCGTAAGCCCAGGGCGAAGGAGCGAGGCGAGTAAAGGAATCAGACGCAGCTCCAATTTCAAGAGCTTTTCCCCAGCGCCAGTGTGAGTCACAGCCCAAGCTTGGCAGAGGAGCGTGGGATGTTCAGGGGACCCTTTCAAGGTAAAATGAAATCAAAGTCTTTGCTTACTCCTGTAGCCCCGACCCTGAAAACCGCTCCTGGCAGCTTAACCAGGCTCCCTTTGACTTCACACGCTAAGCACATGTTGCAGCAGCTGGGCCTAGGAGGTCTAACAGATCTTTTGCCATCATTGACCCGAATTTAACAGATATGTGTATGAGCGTTACAATAGAACCTGGTGACACCGATCAGgggccaggagctagggtgacccTATGTtccgttttggctgggacagtccccctTTTTAAGCCCCATCCCAGGCgtcccgacttttttggcaaGGTGACTCACTGAAGACCCAATGCCCAGTCTTGCCAAAAAAAGTGGAGCACACCCTGCTACGGGGGCACGGAGGAACTTTTGTGGGGGGCGAGTGGCGACACCAGGCAGCTCGGGCTGGTCCCAcacgggcgggggggagggggcggacttGGGCCAGCCTTGCACAGTGTCCTGTTTTCACTTTGGGAAATACGGTCACCCTAGCCAGGCCCCACTGCAGTAggtacccctcccaccccacagaaaGAGAAGGTCCCTGCCCCGCCTGTGATGCATTATGTGGCTTGTTATTGCTGCCTGGAGTTTTGTATTGGTAACACCACCGCAGAGGATTAATAATGAATGCCTTGAGAGTCTCGTTTGCTCGTCTGTATTCCCAGGCTCGCATCCCTGCACGAGCCACTGACCGCTTTCACGTTGCGCTTCTCAAGGCCCAGCTCCTTCGCCCTCCTCATGAAAATACTTCTACTCAGCTCAGATTCTGCCCAAACAAGAGGGACTCAGGGCAGCAGCTAGATGGGCGAGGGGCTGTAagaattcctggctctaccaccaACTCCCGGCGTGACCCAGGGCAAGTCACGGccctcccgtgcctcagtttccccatctgtgaaacaggGATACCACTACTTCCCCTGTGTTTTGAAAAGCTTTGCTCCCTGACGGCTGGGACGGGCTTTGAAAACCCCGGCAACTCGACGGGAAAGGCGTTCGGCTGCTCTGCGCCCACCAAGACTGCAACACGTGGTGCGAATCAATGGGGATGCCTACTCTTACACCGTGACAGTGGAGacacgggaggggttctcctgtcgctGTGGTTAACccccctccccgagaggcagtagcggGGCcagcagaattcttccatcgccCCAGCGCTGCCTACACCTGTCTCCCGGGGGAGACGTAGCTACGccgatgtaagttttcagtgcagaccagccctaagaaacTGGTCAGCGTCCCTTTGAGTTCAGATCCTGCCCTGGACCCTGCCTCTCCAGCGCCAGCGGCAAGCCCTTTGTTAgggagcctgagccctgccgcccctccccagcacacaAAGAGAAATGCCCACTGCCAATCCATGCCCACTCGCGCCTCCCGGCAGACCCCGGCTGGCGCCCGAGCGCAACGCGTCAGCTGCTTCGCTTGTCCTGCCTCGAACTGGAGCAAGCCAGACGCTCAGGGCAGGAGGCAAGagcgggggatgggagagcacACTTCAGGCCCCGGGCTTtgcagcccagccccccgccctggAAAACAGCTTGTGTCAcgcaagaggccggagagccgCGCGGGGTTGGAGCCGGCCCATCGCTCCGCATAAGCGTCAAAAGCTCCTCAGGTCAGGCGTAAcctcccgccccttccctgcctcccacgCTGGGCCTGCTGTCTGCACGGAGGGGGAAGCCAGGGGACAGGCAAGCGGTGGGGGAAATCAGCTACAGCTGGGTTTGCCGGCGGGCTGTGGCTCGaaggggacacaggctggggtaGCCGCTAACAGAGAGAAGGGTGGGCTGGTCTCCTTGCAGGGGTGCTCcccggcggtgctgggcctggACAGTTTTTAGAACCAGCGTGCAAGGGGCTAAATCCAGGAAGATCTGCTCTGATCCACGTTCATTTCACCATCCCTACCCGCATAAAGCCCACGGCCCCTCCCGGCGCATCCAGAGCATACGCACAGCACTTTCTCTGCAAGGCGTTGAACAGACGCTGAATTGCACCAAGGTGGGCAAACGCCACTGCCGCTTAGCCAGGGGCGGGCCGGACGGCGGCCCAGAGGTCACCCGCTCAAGGTCACAGCAGAGCTGCTCTGGGACCAAGGCATCTTGAGTCGTGGCTCGCTGCCCCGAGCGCACTCCCGGCCTGCCTCTGCTGCCACGGGAGCGAAGCTGCCCGCGGTTTGCCAAGCTAAACACTTGGGTTTCCCATTGGCTACGGCCAGGGAGTCATTCAGTGCCAGGGGGCCCAGGTGAGGGGCGGAGAGGAGGCCCTAACCTTTGAACTTCAGAGGGCGTGAGACCAAGCCCACCCGGCTAATTCAATGCAACCCTCCCCGCTAGGAGTAATTGcacgccccccctccctcccccgcagctctcagGGGCCGCTGAGAGGCTGACGCAGGCAGCACGGGGACTGCCCCATGACTCATCCCGCCAGCCCAGCTCAGCACGGTTTGGGTGCAGGCGCTGGGAAACCCTTTTGTCTTGGagcaaaaacaaacattaaagccAGGAACAAAAAGCCTCACGCAAGGCGCCAAAGGGCCGAGCCCCAGGCCAGCCACTGCAGCTCAGGCTGATCCTCTCTAGAAGGGGTGGAAAGGGGAGGCCCAAAGGGCAAGAATTCAATGCAGGAACTGCAGCGAGGGCAGGGCCCCGACtccggggtgggggagagccagtAGCAGAGGTCCCAGCCCAGTGGCAGCACCGGTTTTGGGTTCACAGAGGCACGGTTAGTTCCTGGCAGGAGATTTGTGGGCAGGGCAGTGCCAGCAGCTGCTTTGGGAACTCCATGGGTTAACGCCACATGCAGGCAACTCTCTCTCCCGCAAGCCGCGCTCCAGAAGAGACAGGCACATGGGCTCCTGCAGCCGCGTGCAGCCGGGGAATCTCACGCACCATCTGTGCTGCCAGCGCCGAGCGAGCTCAGTGGCGGCAGCGGGGTGAGACGAGGACAGCGGCTCCGTCGGCGCGGGATCTTCCGGCTCTGCGGCACAGCCAGCCCTCCCGGTGCACggaggctgccccctcccccacgccctgTGCTTTCATTCAGCGGTTCAAACCCTGCTCCAGACCCAGGGCGTCCGGGACTGTGCCCGCAGGATGGTCAAAAGGCAGAGGAGAGgaagcgggggcgggggcgggttcTGTCAGAGCCTCACCCAGGCATCTCAGGGCAGCTCCAGCCCCCGCGGTTCAGCCCAGTCTAACACCAGGGATTTAAAGGGGACGTCGTCAAGCAGTTTAGACCCCAGATTCCACACCCCTCGGACGCTGCGATCAGGCACCCTCCTTGCTCGGTACCAATCGGGCCACCTCCAGACAAGCACACACCAATCGCCACATGCTTCCTACATCCCCCCGGCCATGGAAGTACCAGCTGCCCGCCTGCCGCGGACAGCGGCTGGGGCGTGCAAAGGAGCTACAGGAGTTGTGTCCACATCGCACTGAAGGTCGGGGGAGTTCAGAGTAACTCCCTCAggggctttgaaaatcccaggcatCTCCTGCGCAGCTTCGTTTACCTGCAGGACCTACAGTCaacaaggcagggggctgggagcgagAACTCCTCCGTTcgattcccggctctgccaccgACTCACAGCACGCTCTTCAGTGATTCACCCAACCACGCTGTGCTTCTGGGGAGGGGGTACAGCTGCGGGCGCCCCGAGAGATAAACGAGACGTTCAAAACAGGGGGCAGGGTAGCCTagtggactgggactctggagagcTGGAGTCACCGTGGTGTCCAGGGACCAAACGCAAGGACTTCCAGCTGGATGGTCTCTGTCCCCCTCCACGCTGGGGACAGTTGTTCTGTAGGTTCTCGCCAGCACAGAAGGCCGGTGTCCGGGCATCTCCCACTCACTAGGGTGCTACCGAGGAGAGGCCTTAGCAAAgggctggctctgacactgatccACGTACAGGTCTCAGCCTTCCCCTCCTGCCACCGCGGGCCTACGCCTAGGCTGCCCCATCCCTGGCAGTTCACCCTCTCGGTCCAGCCCTCTGCAAAGGCCGAACTAACTcccccagcagcctggctccagccccccaccGCCCGCAGGGGACCTGGcttctctccacctccctcccaccaccGGCTCAGGTTACAAGAACCCTCTAGCCCAGCCACGCTCTAGCCGCTCCTTTGTagaggggggggaggctccgcTGATATcctgagctgcccccccccccaagcgccccAGCTCCTAGTGCCACGCCGCCTCGTCAAGTTCAAACCGTCCGAGTCCAGCCATCACGCCACAATGGGGCCTTTCATCCCCCAACGACGCGACAGCAGGCCCCGCACACAATGCCACGGGCCCGAGTCCGGCTGCCTCTCCGCGGGCATGCCAGAGCCAATCTGCCGGGTGAGCAAAGCCCACCGGGATGCCGGCTTGGGGTAAGCGAGACACACACAGTCTGCCCTGACACAGAACCCCGTGAGGCGTAGGCGGCCGACAGGGGCTGGGGGCGTCCCTCCCAGCGGGAAACTCGAGTCCACCTCAGCGAGATCTTGCCCAGGACTATTTTCTACCCAAGGTGGAGTGAGTGCCTGGGGCTAGCCATGAGGTGACTTCACGGGTGCTAGCCGCCGTCTGGCTCCAGCTTTCAGGTTATTGGCTCCCAGCCACCTTGCAGATCTTCAGTTCAGGGCCAGATTCCCCATACGAGCTGAGGCTCAAGTTTTCAAGGGCTCCGAATCCACAATCCAGGCCTGATTTGCAAAGGATTTCAGCCCACACgtgaccaggaccccactgtgccaggcgctgcacaaacacagaagggGTCTGACATCTGAAGTCATGCATGTTCTGGTTGCAGCTGGGCAAAAGgtacccttccccccactccataCATCAGCTGGTGGGAGGAGCTGGCACAGGGGGTTGTGTGCATGGCACTTCTGCTACTCGAATTCTACCTTAGctttcatccccacccccaggaataaCTCCAGTCCCCGTCTCTGCTGCTACAGTGGCTCCTCACAGCTTTTCCCCGAGGGCCTTGGCAGCCTTCCTGACAGTTCCACAGAACTCAGCAGCACCCTTCGCAAGCTGCTACTTGGTAAAGCTATGAGCTGCACCCGAAGCACTGGACCCAACTGCTTGCAGGCTGAGGAAGATAACGTTGCCTCGGGTCACGCTGGCTTTCCCATTTGGAGGGTTCTCCACATTGCCACAATGCACGGAAACTCTGGCCTTGTCTATCACAAAAGCTGTACCACTTTAACCACACCAGCATAGTTAAAGGGGGACAACGCCCCTTAGTGTGGATGGAGTTCTACGGGGCCTGTTCTACACCTAAAATCTAGCTCGATATAGCTACGTCTCTCGAGGTGTGCATAAAATCCACAGCCTTGAACGAAGCAGCCCTatctcccagtgtagacacagctaggctgAAGGAAGAAAGCTGCTGTCACTCGGAGAGGTGGGGGccctacactgacagaagaacCCCTTCTGTAGGCTGCGTCTATACTATGGGGTTATCCTGGCATGGCTATGCCGGCATAATCCCCATAGTTATACCAATGCAAAAACTGTATAGTCCAGGCCTCAAATACTGCACGGACCAATGGCTTCACGTCCCCGCTCCAGACTCCGCAGGGCAAATTTCCTATCCACCGTGGGCAGGGGGATTTTTCAATCTAGATCTCTTCCAGGCTCTAATTTGGGAGAGGCTTTATCCCATTGGGGATGGCTATTACACCCCAGGAGGGCCCCCTTTACATATGCACATTACCATTAGCCAGCTACTACCCTGCCTAAATTAATCCAGCATATGGTCAGCCCTCAGAACTCACTGCAGTTGTGGCCTTATCTGAAGCCAAGGGATGGTGAACCGTTGCAGATCACCGTACATCAGTGCATTCGCACTGAGACAGTAGTGCTCTGCACTGGTGCAGCACCATCAGTGTAACTACCTCAATCAGGATGAGGCCTGTTGATCAGGTCTCTCGCCAGGCCACTCCCAAGGTCCAgcccacgccccctcccccgtGGTGACAGGGGGCCAGCGAACCAGCATGGCAGTTccacactgaaatcaaaggacAACCATGTGCTCTCAGCAAAGCCAAACCAACCCCCGCATCGACAGGACTGACTATACACACCACTGATCAAGGCAGGGCTCATGGGTCATGTCGGATAGCAGAATTTCCAGACAGTTGCTCCCAACTGGTGCTATCATGTTATGGTGCCTAAGAGGACTTGGAGTGGAGCCAGCCATGGCTTCACACGCAGCCTCACTGGGACACCAGGTTTCACGCTAGGCATCTTGCTGCCTGATAACTAAGGTAGCAACTGTGGGAAGAGGCTGCCGACGCCATGAGACCCTCTGCTCCTCTGGGCAGACACATCGCAGGCCCACTCTCGACCCCCCATAACCGCACCGATTCACTGGTGAGAGGCAGGAGAGTTGGGCCCAATTGCTTTGGGTCTCTGTATAACCCCAAACTTTCACGACCTCTGGGTTGGTGGCAGTCCAGATCCGAACTCTGCCAAGACATAAGTCCTGGATCCAAATGCTTCCTAACGCTGGGGTGCAAGACTCCAGGCACCCACAATGGGCCAATATCTATCATCCGAACAATTAGCCACCCCCTACCATATATTTCAGTGTAGTTTTCATTAAGTGTGAGCTTAACACTGCAAAAGGGGCCAGTTTGACAGCCCAGCATGCACAACTCACGGCTCAGGGTCATTCAGGCCAGATTGACACAACAGACTCCTGCCAGCATCCCCACGTGGGTCAGGGGTGCGATCTCTGACCGACTCAGCCGGGCTGGCAGAATCCCCTCGTACAGGCACAGTTATAGCAGCAAAAAAGTGCAGTTATATCAGGCCAGCTTGTTTCACGTGAGGGAGCTCACAGCAGATATAAGCTAAGCATACATCGCGGGGGTGGTCTGTGGGTACATGCCAGTACCTGGCCTCAGTCTCCCCAAGAATTTGCAGGTAAGGCCAACTGAACCAATCCTTAAGAACAGTATCCCAGACACTccttcagcccctgccctgtggcTAGAACCAAGGCTTACTAAGGGCCTCTTATCTTTCCGCCCCCATACTGCCAACCTGCCCAATTAGAAACAACaagagaggtgggagggggggaattaaTGACACTCCCGCCTGGATCTCCTCTGCTCTGTTCAGTGCCAATGCCCCACCCTCCTTGCCTGGCACCAACGCAGGTGCAGCGGCCTCCCCAGTGCATCAGGGCGAGACAGAGaagcaggaaaccaggcagcttctgccctgggattttgccccctcccccttcacgtccatttctgcctcctgcctctccccagtcccacccACCAGCTTAGGCAGAGAGGCACCAGGCAGCCTCGTGCCCAGTGGAGAGCTGCCATGCAGATTCCTGCGACCCACCCCGTAccctcccccagagccagctgcacccCACAGACTCAGTGTGCAGGAAGCGCCAGCCCcgggattcggggggggggggcggggcgggccagcccctcccagccacacAGGCCACTTTCAAAAGTCGAAGGGCTTCAGCCACCTCCAGAGGTCCCCAGGGATGGGGTGCTACTCCCGGAAACCAGGGGCAAGGAAGAGATCcgtgggggtgggtggagagtCACACAGGGCAGCAGGCTCCAGGACCTGACGTGCGCACACTTCAGTGCCAGTCCCCCACCACGCACACGAAAAGAAAAGCTGCCGTGTTGCATGGCAGAGAAGGAAGGGAAGCGTGTCACAGGCCATGGCCACGCCTCCCAGACAGTCCAAGCCCCGCCCTTCCCacagaagggtgggggaggggtaatagACTGGGCTCCTGCCCCTTTGGGCCTGGCAACTGATGGATTTGAGGCCAATGGAAATGAAGTCGCGTTGTTCCacgcagcgggggtggggggagttggaCACAACTTCAGATCGcttaacaaccccccccccagcaaaaatAAGTGACATCACCCTTGACCCCCGCCCACCCGCCACAGGGAGGCCTCCGGGGTAGgtcatgggggcgggggaaggggtcaCAGCTCCCGGGgcgaaggagggagggagggagatcgGTGCAAGATAAAGTCACCATCTGAAAAagcgacggggggggggctgttcctACCTATGGGCATGGGGTACTGGGGAGATGCGAAAGGACTGGAGAGCTGGAGGGGATGGCGGGACCccaggagggaaagggggggcagggagagcaaaGGGAGGTGGGTAAAGGCGGGGGCCCCtcgtgggtgggggaggagggagaacacgcgcgcaggagcaggggggaggaaagtggggctgggggaggagcgtGAGAGCGGAGGCGGCGGAGGCAGGTGGGCGGGGTCCCCGCGCAAGGAGGGGGCAGGTGGGGTCCCCACGccgggagaaggggcagagtgggggaggcGGCCTCACCTGTGTGCGTCCTCAGATGCGCCTTCAGGTGGGACGATTTGCCATAAACTTTGCAGCAGCCCTGGAAGTGACAGCGGTGCCGCTTGCCCcgggaggagaggctggggctgtggCCGGGCAGCGGGGCGCGCTGGGGTCCGCCACCCCCGTCGGACAGGGTGGTGTAGCCGCTCTCCAGGTCCCCCCCTCCGGCCGACGAGGACGAGTTACTGCTCTCCGAGTGCGCCGAACCGGGGCGCGCCCTGCAGCCGGCCGCCGCCGGGGCTGCGCCCCGGAGGGTGTCCCGCACCTCCCGGTCCTCGCTGCTAGCGGGatcggggctggggaggctggaggCGGCGGCGGGGTGGATCAGAGCCCCGCTGGAGATGGACACCAGGCACTCGGCAGCGAGGTAATCCAGGCAGGACATGGCTCTCCAAGGGGGGACCCGGCGGGACTGAACGGGGGGCCCGGAGCTGCTCCACTCGCCTCGCCCGGCTCCGGGGCGAGATCCGCAGCCTTTGTGTCTCCCGGCGGCCGAGAAAGCGGCGGCTGCTAAGGCTCGGGtggcccctgctccgcctccgaGCGCACCGAGTGGCTGCGCCGCGCCCTGGCGCACGGAGAGAGACGGGGACACCCTTCCCCGCCCCGCCGGGAGCGCACGCACCACACCGCCCGCCCCAGGGCGTGGGCTGCAAGGGGGGGGACgggcccgccccgcccccagcccagggctccccccactCTCCGCCGGGCTCCGCCTCTTGGCACATCGGCCCACACGCCGGCGGGAGGAGCGCATGGGGGGGATGCAATGGCCCCCGGTGAGGAGAGGGGCCGCCGGCTGCTGCTGGCTCGCCCCCAACTCCGCGCGTCTCAGCACGGGGCGGgcggcagccccctcccccgggcacaAGCGGCATGGTGCGAGCCCCTTCCCACCCGTGCCATGCTGCCTCTGGCCTCCCTCCCCTAAAGCCAGCACAGCCTCTGCTCCCATCACACCAGCCAAGCTCCTGCCCCCCACGCTTTGACatgcctctcctctcctctcctctgatCACCATGATGGGGAGTGTGTCCCCAGTGCTCCAGCCCTGCGGCCTCTGGACTAGGCCCACAGGGCACATTCCCTTCCTCGTTCCCCAGAGCGAAGGGGCCCATGACCTCTCCCACAACTCGTGTCACAAATTCACAATCCCCCAGCGTTATCCAGGATACCCTGCACGCAGGGGGAGATCCCAGCGTCCCCCCCATCAGCCCTTGGGCTAGTTAGTATGTACCAGGCCAGCTCATCAAGCACCCAGTTCAGCACCTGCTAAGGCCCTGTGTTTGCAGCACCCTCACTGGGCATGGACAGCCACAAACGGCCATAGGCAGAGTGGAGAAACAGCCCCTGGGCCCAGCTCACCGTTCCTACCAAACCAGGATTGTTCTAGCCACTATCCAGGAAGTGGCTCCAGAAGTAACTGAGGCAGGGCTAGAACTGGAGAGCGTAGTCATAGTGTCCACAAACCTGCTCACCAACccgcctccgcctccccccccccccgccccgggatgCCACTAAGATCAGGTGGGGAAAACTGTAAAAAACATAGGATCATGCGTGTTCTGCTGGGATCCCACTAAGTGATGCTCAGCTATGCTGAATCAAGGCAGGGGCATGCGCCCAGGGCCCTGCCTGCCAGTCACGCAAATGGTGTCGGAATCtagagccttgtctacacacacaactGTTCTGGTGTATACAGTTCTGGTGTAAAGCCGTATACAGTTATACTGGTACCGCAGTGCTTCTATGTACAGCTTATTCCGCTACAGGAAGGGCAATGAGCTATATATACGGTACCTTTATACCAGCATAACACACTAGGGCTTGTACCAGCATAACCTGATTGGTTCAAAAGCCACCTCCccttactgaaatagttatatcaCCACTCGATGAGTTTGCAGACCAGGTTTAAACAGTTACTTAAAACAAATTGTgtctagccctcgtggctgtaAAGACagcctggtggtggtgggggaagtgaGCCAAGTGGAACCACCGCAGTGATgcatgcctgagtctgcagacagtttCCGGCTGAGAAAGGGACCCCTGGCCCCTACACTCCCCACCGCAGCAGACCAGGCTCCTGCTGCGTGGGGAAAGGCTTGGATGCCCCTGAGCTCTTCAGGGGGTGTTGCCCCTCGGGTGAGGCTCATGCCCAGTCCCCACTTTGGCCTTGTGGCTCCCAGAGTCGGAGTGGGGGAAGCATGGGGGTGTCTCCTAAATGCCACCAGCTCATGACACCAAAACGAAACCGCACTCGGGGCACATCTGTGACCCTTCTTTTCCATGTGCTTTCATCAGTGAAGCAGCTAAAAACATTGAGGTGCAAGGATTCATTACTTGGAGTAACAGGAACGGGGCACATCACACTTCTTAGAGGCCCTGTTTCGGGCTGGCGGGC
Coding sequences within it:
- the KLF16 gene encoding Krueppel-like factor 16, whose amino-acid sequence is MSCLDYLAAECLVSISSGALIHPAAASSLPSPDPASSEDREVRDTLRGAAPAAAGCRARPGSAHSESSNSSSSAGGGDLESGYTTLSDGGGGPQRAPLPGHSPSLSSRGKRHRCHFQGCCKVYGKSSHLKAHLRTHTGERPFPCTWPDCSKKFARSDELARHYRTHTGEKKFACPLCEKRFMRSDHLTKHARRHPAFHPSMVKRLGCPSDSAPGSLAGSPVASPAPSPAKFL